The sequence CGCCGGCATCTACCTGACTCGCTTCGTCCGCAGCCCCGCCGGCAGGGAGGCGGGGATCCTGGTGGAGCCGGCCACTGCGCACCGCCTGCTGGCCGCCGCTGTCTTCCTCGGCGCCAAGTTCGGCGGCCACCCTCCCAGGAGGTGGACCGCGGTGTTCGAGGCCAGCTCCGAAGGCGCAATCCGCGCCGGCGAGATGCCGGATCTTGAGGGCTGCTTCCTGCGCGCCATCGGGTTCCGCCTCTTCGTCGACAGCGATGGGTTCGACGGGTTCTGCAAGGTCCTAGAGCGGGGGCCCCGGGCGCCAAGCGGCTgcggtagcggcggcggctgcgcctgCAAGAAGAGGCaggcggacgcggcggccggAGAGGAAGACGAGCGCCGCCACGTCCGCGCTCGCCTGCCGCTACCGGCGGTCGTGTCCAATTAGGA comes from Panicum virgatum strain AP13 chromosome 4K, P.virgatum_v5, whole genome shotgun sequence and encodes:
- the LOC120703373 gene encoding cyclin-P4-1-like isoform X2, whose protein sequence is MSAAVAGPVLREDDRGIPRSLPLLATLVDAEARRYAATAASRPAETGLLRAFRGGAAPKVPIRAFLERIHLLTRSMPSTRSMVRIDGTCFVLAGIYLTRFVRSPAGREAGILVEPATAHRLLAAAVFLGAKFGGHPPRRWTAVFEASSEGAIRAGEMPDLEGCFLRAIGFRLFVDSDGFDGFCKVLERGPRAPSGCGCE